DNA sequence from the Gordonia polyisoprenivorans genome:
CTGAACCCCGACGTCGTCGGGCAACTGCGGCCGATGATGCGCGAGGTGGTGCTCACCGGTACCGGCACCGCGATCGCCGGACAGGGCGAGGTGTACGGCAAGACCGGTGAGGCCGAGTTCGACGGCGGTTCGCACGCCTGGTTCGCCGGTTATCGCGGAGATCTGGCTTTCGCGACACTCGTTGTGCGAGGTGGGGATTCGAACAACGCGGTCGGCGTCACCCGAGACTTCTTCTCGTTCCTGCCGCCCGGCTTCGGGGTGTGACCGCGACCGTTCGGTGCCGGGCGATCCGGCGTGCGCGGACAATCCCGGCGCGCGACTACCGCCGCAGCGGCATGACGATGAGCCTTCCGTCCCGCTCGAAGATGTCGACCGGGTGATCGTAGGTCGCCGAGAGCAATTCGCTCGTCATCACCTCTCGGGTCGGGCCGAATGCGAGGAGTCGGCCGTCCTTCATCAATGCGACACGGTCGGCGTAGGCCGCGGCCAGGGTGAGGTCGTGTACCACCAGCAGGATCGCGGCGCCCGAATCGCGATGCTCGCACAGGATCTGCAGGACCTGCTCCTGGTGGCGGATGTCGAGTGCGGCGGTCGGCTCGTCGAGCATCATCACCGGTGTGTTCTGCGCCAACGCCCGCGCCAATGACACCCGGGCCTGCTGCCCGCCGGAGAGCTGCGGAAAAGGTTGATGGACAAGTGAATCGAGATCGCAGCGAGTGATCGCATCGGCGATGAGTTCGGGTGACCGGGCAGCGTGCGGGGTCCGCAACCACGGATACCGTCCCATCTCCACGACCTCGCCGACGGTGAACGGGGTGTCGACCCGATTGTGCTGGGTGACCATCGACCGGCGTCGCGCCAGATCGCGGTGGGAGGTGTGTGCGACGTCGTGACCGTCGAGGACTGCCGTGCCGTGCTGCGGGGTCCGCACGCCGGACAACGCCGACAGCAGAGTCGATTTGCCGCAACCGTTGGGGCCGACGAGTGCCACCAGCTCGCCGGGGGTCACCTCCAGGGACACGTGGTCGACGACGTCGCGACCGCCGAGTGTCACGACGATGTCCTCGGCCCGGATGCCCGCATGTCGTTGCGATCCGTTACGTGGCTGCGGCACCGTCACCACCCCGCCCCGGCGTGGCGACTGCGGCGCAGCAGGATGAAGAACGCCGGTCCGCCGACCAGCGAGGTGAACACCCCGAGCGGGAGATCGGCGCCGCCGAGAACGGTTCGTGAGGCGAGATCGGCCGCGGCCAGGACGAGCGCACCACCGATGACGCTGGCCGGCAACAGGATCGCGTGTCGCGGTCCGACGATGAGGCGCATCACGTGTGGCACGACGAGCCCGACGAACATCACGATGCCGGTGAAGGCGACGGCCGCCGCGGTGAGGATCGCGACCAGCACGACCACCTGCCGGCGGACGGTCTCGACGTTGACACCCAGTGAGGCCGCCTGGATCTCGCCCAAGGCCAGCAGGTCGAGCTTGTGCACCAACAGCATGGCCGCGGCGACACCGGCGACCACCAGCGGCAGCGTCACCCACACGGCGTTCCAGTTCGCGCCGGCGAGCGAGCCCAACTGCCAGAATACGATCTGTTCTCGGGCCGCCGTGGTCGCGATGAACGTCAGATACGAGATGATCCCGAGGGCGAAGGCGTTGATCGCGATTCCGGTGAGCACCAGCATGATCGCCGACGACGAGCCGTCCCGCAGCGAGAGCACGTAGACCGCGGCGGTGGTGATCAGCGCCGCGACGAACGCCGCACCGGCCAGCGCCCACCCGTTGACGCCGACCCCGCCGATGACGATCATCAGGCACGCACCGACGGCGGCACCCGAGGAGACGCCGATGACACCGGGCTCGGCGAGTGGATTCGCGAGCACCCCCTGCAGCAGGCAGCCGCCTGCGCCGAGGGCGGCGCCGACGATCAGCCCCAACACGATTCGTGGGAACCGCACCACCCACAGCGCGTGCTCGCCCTGCGGGTGGGTGGGCATCGTGCCGA
Encoded proteins:
- a CDS encoding heme ABC transporter ATP-binding protein; its protein translation is MVTVPQPRNGSQRHAGIRAEDIVVTLGGRDVVDHVSLEVTPGELVALVGPNGCGKSTLLSALSGVRTPQHGTAVLDGHDVAHTSHRDLARRRSMVTQHNRVDTPFTVGEVVEMGRYPWLRTPHAARSPELIADAITRCDLDSLVHQPFPQLSGGQQARVSLARALAQNTPVMMLDEPTAALDIRHQEQVLQILCEHRDSGAAILLVVHDLTLAAAYADRVALMKDGRLLAFGPTREVMTSELLSATYDHPVDIFERDGRLIVMPLRR
- a CDS encoding FecCD family ABC transporter permease — its product is MSAPTTRRSPIGPSGRLSGPVVLVVLVIATIAVAITSAAVGQIPVPPAQVLGSLAHHFGLDIGTMPTHPQGEHALWVVRFPRIVLGLIVGAALGAGGCLLQGVLANPLAEPGVIGVSSGAAVGACLMIVIGGVGVNGWALAGAAFVAALITTAAVYVLSLRDGSSSAIMLVLTGIAINAFALGIISYLTFIATTAAREQIVFWQLGSLAGANWNAVWVTLPLVVAGVAAAMLLVHKLDLLALGEIQAASLGVNVETVRRQVVVLVAILTAAAVAFTGIVMFVGLVVPHVMRLIVGPRHAILLPASVIGGALVLAAADLASRTVLGGADLPLGVFTSLVGGPAFFILLRRSRHAGAGW